AGCATTACACACAACGGCCTAACTGGAACTACTCAATTGCTCCAGTGAAAATGTGAATTAATTTTTGCGTAAGCCCTAAGAGAAGGGCCCATAGCACTTAAAAATATATGGGAAGAATACAAACAAGTTAATCCTCCTGGATATGAGTACTCTCAGTTTGTTTCTCTTTATAATAATTGGCGGAAACAAAACGATTATGAAAAAAGAAGATTCAATAAATGGGTGATAAAAACTATCTCAGAAAAAGACCTTAAGGTTCTGAAAGAATGGAGGCTGTCAAGCAATAGAAGAAAATGGGAAAGGGCTGTTGCATTATTAGAATTACATAAGGGCGCTGAGATAACAAAAATTAGCAGAAAAATTGAGCGCTCCTGTAGAACTATAAAAAAATGGCAATCGGTTTACTTGAATAATGGCATAGAATATCTTGACTTAGGAAGGTCAAGAAAAGTTTGCAATCAACTTGTTGATGGTATCAAGTTAAAAAAAGAACGGCTGATTAAACTTATCCATGAACCACCGTCTCTTCATAAAATAAATAGAACTTCATGGAGTTTAGAAACCTTAGCACAGGCCTATAGGAAGTTTTATGGTGAGAACATATCGAGAAGCACGGTGTCTGAATATGTCCGGTCAGACGGCTATACATTTAAAAAAGCAAGAAAAGTTTTAACAAGTCCCGATCCTGAATACCGCGCAAAATTAGGAAAAATCACAAAGATACTTTCAAATTTACGCCAAGAAGAAAAATTCTTTTCCATAGACGAGTATGGTCCATTTGCAATAAAAATTCAGGGAGGAAGAAGCCACACTTACAAAGACCAGATAAAGACAGTGCCTCAAAGACAAAAATGCAAAGGAAGCCTCATATGCACCGCAGCTCTTGAGTTATCCACAAATCAAGTTACGCACTTCTATTCTGAGAAAAAAAACACAGCTGAAATGATTAAATTATTGGAAATTATTCTCGGAAAATATTCAACAGAAGAACGTATATTTTTTTCCTGGGATGCTGCTTCTTGGCATGCATCAAAGATGCTTTACGAGAAAGTCAAGAAAGTTAACGACCCAGAATACAGAAAAAAAATCAATAACCCTATTGTGAACTTGGCCTTTCTTCCATCTAACGCACAATTTTTAAATGTCATCGAATCTGTTTTCAGTGGCATGGCAAAAGCCATTATCCATAATAGCGATTATCAATCGGTTGAAGATTGTAAACTCGCAATCGATCTATATTTTGAAGAGAGGAATCAAGCTTTCATAGAAAACCCCAAACGAGCTGGAAAAAAGATTTGGGGTGAAGAAATAGTGAAACCCATTTTTAAAGAGAGTAACAACTGTAAAGATCCAAATTGGAGATAAACGGCGATGCCGAACCAGGCGGTTCGGGGCTGGCGGGGCTGGGTGCGGGGCTGGGGCCGGGTCACGGTATGTAATTGACATTGCAAATAAAATGCCTTAAAAACGTCTCTAACCCAGTCTTAATCCATCGCTTTCCCCCTTAAAACTGGCCTATCAAGGGAACCGACGAAAAATGGTTCGTGCCGGCGTGGTAGAGCATCCCAAACAATGGGAGTTTTGCGGATATAATGAAATCCAGAGGCCCAGAAAAAGAAAAGGCATTATTGATTTTGATCGGCTGATGGACTTGCTGGGATTTGAAAACTATGGGGTTGGCAAGAGCCCCCGGCTACGGGGATCCAATTGCGTTGGTGAACTCACCTCGATTGGGGATGTGCGGGTATGATGGGCCGGCGGAGCCGCCCTATTAGAGTGAACTCAAAACGTTATGCTCGGAGAAAAATTAGAAAGATTACTCTATGGCAAAATTAGGCACTGAAAAAAGACCGGTAAGATTCCGGGTTCAAACTGAAAAAAGACTACAGCAAATTGCGCTACTCTGTGATAAAAACGGTTGGATATTTGTTGGAGGATTTGAACCTGATGAACCTGAGGACATGTGTGAGGTTGAGTATTTGTTAAATCCGAAGGCCTTTACATCTCAGCCTCGTATGGGAAATTCTGGCAATATGACCGTTGTGCATGAAAAGCCTAAGGTCGGTAGGAATGAGCCATGTCCCTGCGGCAGCGGTTTAAAGTATAAGAAATGCTGCATGCAATAATGGAAAGATTACGGCATATTCAGGGGACATCGGCATGGCCAAAATAGGAAGAAACTCTCCATGTCCATGTGGTAGTGGCAAAAAATATAAGCGTTGCTGTGAGGCAAAAGAGGCTCAAATGAAAGAGGCTTCCCTCCCACCTGGGCGCTTTCGTTACGAGTCTGGCAGCTATGGCGGTCGTGGCGGGTACATGCCATCAATTATGGGATACAAGGAGACGGGACCAGACTCGTGGTTTGAGCATCTCTGCCTTGTTAAACCCGATGCTATATTCGATGAAGAGGCTTCTGCCTCAGAGATGGCCGAGAGGCATTTGGCTGCGGCGCGAACAATCGTGGATTCTGGCGGTAGCTCTCAAGAGCTCGCGCTGTCTCTATGGCACGAGGGATACAAGAGTGTAAATGATTTTCGCGTTGTAAGGAGCCAAAAAAGCATTGAGTTGTAGAACCAATCATTGAAGTCGGACGGGCTAAAGCCACGCCATTTTCGGCAGTTTTGGTCATTGACGTTTTTAAGACCCATAGATTTGGTTGCAGCTTACCGCCCGCCGCTTAATTTTTCGTTAAAGACATCGGGGTCAGGTCTCAACACTTTACAATAATCAATATATTGGCTTTGATTTCACATTAACAGAATTTGTACAAAACCTAATAGCAGCAAAAAACATTAAGCCATCCCTTTGCGTAAACACACAGGTGAAAAACTAAGAACAAACGGTGCGTAATTCGGCATTTGAGATGCGGCGACAACATAAGCGTATAAACGGTTTACGCTGAAACTTAAATTGGACAGGAAACTATCGAAAAGTTTGTAAAAAGGCTCTTTCTGTCAAATGTTGAGACCTGACCCCTTAATTACTTATGAAACGCCCAGGGCGAATCGACATCATATTATGGGATACGTTTGGCATGTCACCCATCGCTGCCATAAAAAAGAGTTTCTTTTAAAGCTTGCAAGGGATCGTCAGCGATGGCTCCGGTGGCTGTTTGAGGCCAGGAAACGATACGGATTTAGTGTACCCAATTATATGGAAAGTGAATGATTACATCTTCGAGAAAGATTATAGCCGTAAAGGTAGTTCATTCCGTTATCTGGACTTTTCTCGCAGGCTGTGTGGTTGCCATCCCTTTTTTTGCCTGGTGTGGCGAATACATCATAGCGTCCTGGCTGATTGGCATCGTATTCATCGAAGTCATAATCATAGCCGTCTTTGGGGGACATTGCCCCCTGACCGGCGTTGCTGCGAGGTACACAACCGATCGACGCGACAATTTTGATATTTACCTGCCCGAGTGGCTCGCTCGACACAACAAGCTCATATTTGGCAGTCTGTATGTCATCGGTGTTCTTATCACCATTGGTTTATTCGCCTTCGCCTGAATACCCTGCCGCTTGTCGAAGATCCCGGTTTATCGGGGCAGCAGGGATGAAAGTCGAGATGAACCATGCCGAAGTTCAACTGAGCGTAGGCGGGTTAAAGCTACTGCGCAATTCCGCTTTGATACCCCGCAGCTTATCGAAGATCCCGGTTTATCTGGGCTGCGGGGAGCTTCATTGTTCGTCCGAGGCTATTTAATGTAATCTCCCCTCAAAATCTGCCGCTTCACAATCTCAACAAAGTCCGGCTCCCCGGCAATTAGAAAGCGTTTTGACCGACCAACCAGCTTTCGACTCAACGTCCGGGGTGATGAACGAATTGCGTTATTGTCATATACATGATAAAATCCCTACGAAATAAAGAGTTTCAGCAGGCAGCTTTCGATAATATGGCCTCATCATACGTAATGCATTGCACATACAAAATCGGCAATCTGAGTTCAATTCCTTATTATAATAGAGGTGAACATCATGAATATCGTCTGCCCGACCTGTAATGCCAGCTACACGATCCCTGACCACAAAATACCTGCCGGAAAAACAGCCTCCGCGACCTGCAAGAAATGCGGGAAAAAGATCGCGGTATCATCGGTTTCCAAAACACCACCCGACCGGCCCGCCCCTGCCCCAACACCGGCGGTTGCGGCGGCCGCAGCCAAAGTCCCTGAAGCTTCCCGCACCGGGACCGATGCAGCCATTTTCACGGACTATCCGGAACTTCAAACCCTTTCCCCCGAGAAATTCGTCTTAAACGAGATCTTTATCCAAAACAAAAAAGGCGGGTATAAATCCCGGAATAACAAGTTCAAGTTGAAAATAATCAAGGCTGTCTCCGGGATACTTCCGCGTATGCTGCAAGACAATGAAAGTGTGGTCCGCATTGCCAAGGGAACGGCCAATTACCCTGTCGAGGTCTTTCTGGGAAATGGTTTTCTGACCATGATGTACAACCATTATGCCGTCATCTGTACCACCGCCCGCATCCTGTTTATCAACATTGATCACCGCTTGAAAAAACATACCCATTACCTCTTTCAGGGGATATCTACCTGGGGCATCGCGTTCTCGGCGTCCTGGAATTGATCGGCTCTATCGTTGTCTGGATTATTATTCTGATTTCGATTTTTGCAGTGGAAGAAGGCGGCCTCGGGGTGGCCATTTTTATCCTTATCATTTACAACGGACTGGATGCTCTCCTGACATTTCACATGGCCAAAAAGGGGTACATGCTTGCATAAAAAACTTAACAGGAGGAATTCATGACGGACATTACCAAAATCGGATATGCGGGCAAAATTTTACGGGTCGACCTGACCGAACTAAAAACATGGACCGAAGACCTGGATGCGCCGACGGTTGAAAAATGGTTAGGCGGCGTCGGTCTGGGTGCCAAATATCTGTATCAGGAGGTTCCCCCGGGGGTGGAATGGTCGGATCCCAGGAACCGGCTTATCTGGACGACCGGACCCCTGGCCGGAACCGGTGTTGCCGGGGCGGCAACCATCAATATTTGTCCGGAAAAACCGTAGCCCAAATTGAGAATCTGTTAAAGTCCGAACTGGGGGTCAACAAATACGGCGCCAGTGTCTTTGGGATCGGCCCTGCGGGCGAGCATTTGGTACGGCATGCCTGCATTGTCGGTGACGGCGGTCATTCAGCGTCCCACAACGGCTTGGGCGCCGTGATGGGCGCCAAGAATCTCAAGGCGGTGGTGGCGTACAAATCCAAACCGAATTTTGGTGTCTTTGATCCGAAACTATTGAAAATAAAATCAACCGAAATGGTTGAACACTCCAAAACAACCCCCCGCTACAAATGGGGTACCGGCGGTGGTTTTTCAAATACGCACAACATTGGCGCTCTGCCGGTCAAAAACTACACCACCAACATTTTCCCCGAACACGAAACGATGAACGGCCGGTATCTGCGAACCCATTTTAAGATCCAATCGCGGCCCTGCTATAAATGCGCCGTGGCGCACGTCAAGGA
This genomic interval from Desulfobacterales bacterium contains the following:
- a CDS encoding IS630 family transposase, which translates into the protein MIKTISEKDLKVLKEWRLSSNRRKWERAVALLELHKGAEITKISRKIERSCRTIKKWQSVYLNNGIEYLDLGRSRKVCNQLVDGIKLKKERLIKLIHEPPSLHKINRTSWSLETLAQAYRKFYGENISRSTVSEYVRSDGYTFKKARKVLTSPDPEYRAKLGKITKILSNLRQEEKFFSIDEYGPFAIKIQGGRSHTYKDQIKTVPQRQKCKGSLICTAALELSTNQVTHFYSEKKNTAEMIKLLEIILGKYSTEERIFFSWDAASWHASKMLYEKVKKVNDPEYRKKINNPIVNLAFLPSNAQFLNVIESVFSGMAKAIIHNSDYQSVEDCKLAIDLYFEERNQAFIENPKRAGKKIWGEEIVKPIFKESNNCKDPNWR
- a CDS encoding SEC-C metal-binding domain-containing protein — protein: MAKLGTEKRPVRFRVQTEKRLQQIALLCDKNGWIFVGGFEPDEPEDMCEVEYLLNPKAFTSQPRMGNSGNMTVVHEKPKVGRNEPCPCGSGLKYKKCCMQ
- a CDS encoding SEC-C metal-binding domain-containing protein, yielding MAKIGRNSPCPCGSGKKYKRCCEAKEAQMKEASLPPGRFRYESGSYGGRGGYMPSIMGYKETGPDSWFEHLCLVKPDAIFDEEASASEMAERHLAAARTIVDSGGSSQELALSLWHEGYKSVNDFRVVRSQKSIEL
- a CDS encoding zinc-ribbon domain-containing protein, with product MNIVCPTCNASYTIPDHKIPAGKTASATCKKCGKKIAVSSVSKTPPDRPAPAPTPAVAAAAAKVPEASRTGTDAAIFTDYPELQTLSPEKFVLNEIFIQNKKGGYKSRNNKFKLKIIKAVSGILPRMLQDNESVVRIAKGTANYPVEVFLGNGFLTMMYNHYAVICTTARILFINIDHRLKKHTHYLFQGISTWGIAFSASWN
- a CDS encoding aldehyde ferredoxin oxidoreductase N-terminal domain-containing protein, whose product is MTDITKIGYAGKILRVDLTELKTWTEDLDAPTVEKWLGGVGLGAKYLYQEVPPGVEWSDPRNRLIWTTGPLAGTGVAGAATINICPEKP